From the Melospiza georgiana isolate bMelGeo1 chromosome 11, bMelGeo1.pri, whole genome shotgun sequence genome, the window TTTGCAGTTCCAGTTACCCATCAAACGTCGGCTAGAGGCTACAAAAGGTATTTTAGTCTTCTGACTCAAGCGAGGATGTTTTTAAGCAGTTGTTGCACAGAGTCACCCATCTCCTGCGAAGGCCTGCTCCGTCCTGCCTCACTCCAGGCGAGGGGAGAGCCACCATCCTGCCACACGGCTGGAGTCCTCCTCGGTGGGAACACGATGCAGCCTGGCCCAGTGAGGCTGGAGGTGGTGGGGCAGGGCCTCCCACCCACAGGCAGCAGCGATGTCTGGGACTCACACCTCGCAGATAATCACTGGGAAATCCACGTGAATGCGAGGATGCTCTAGTTTCACTATGCCCTGAAAGGAGAGTCAGAGTGGTGAGCAGAAGGGATGGCCAATCAAcatccctgagccctgccagtCACCCGGTGACAGAGAACACGGTGCCCTGGAGGAACTGGAGGGACCAGGCTCCATAAATGGCTCAATAAATGACTCCAGGTatgcctgggcagcagcacacagagcagcagccctttGCCCTTCGCTCTGCTCCCTGGAGGGCCGAGGGCAGCAGGGCGAGGaaggagggagctgctctgccaggcactgcccgtgcagcagctgctgcgTGACTGGCAGATCTTGGCTGTCTGGGCTTTTCATGCGGCACCTTTCATTCACGGGATTTAGAGCAATGAAAAGAGCTCTCTGAGGGAACGCAGCCGGGGCAGCTGGCGCACAGAAAAGCGGCTTTCTGTGCAGGGGGGAGGCTGCTGAATGCAACTCCCTCCACAGAGCCACAGGAACCCTTCccatgccccatccctgccttctcctgTTACAGCAccagctgggggctggggcagagggggagcaggggctcagggctgggcctggccctgcagaaCCAGAGTAAAGCTGCGTTAGAAAAGCACTGTTCAATGCTGGTacctgctctctccagctcagctgagctTCCCAACTGGGTGAGTTTCAACCCACATGAACGAGGATTCAGTTCCACACGCCAAGCCTGCCTCTGCTAGaatgccagcccagggagcagcaccaaATCCTTCCATCCACAACTGCCTGCTCAGCACTCAGAGGGGTTCCATCCAGCTGAGAGGCTGCCCACTCCTCACAGCTCACCCCAGCTGCTCATTAGAGCCATGTCTTTCTGCTTAATTAGGGAAGACTTCTATAGAGGCTCTCTTCAGCCCTGCTTTGATCTGCTCTTTCCTCCATTTATGGCCCCAAAAGATTCCCTACATGCAGGCtctcctgcccctgcaccacGATCCTCACTgacatcccagcccctgcccagcttcACACCACTTGCTTATTTAGAGAGGAGACTTTTCCACTGAAGAGCAAAGCAGAGAGCTGTCAAcactgctgagcagctggaggGGATGTGCAAACTCATGTCAGCAGCTGATgggccctggctgctgctccccaacACAAGTCTGACCCTGCATAGTGACATGACACTGGCTGAGGCAGCACAGCACCCTACAGTTTGTGGAAGGTGCTTGGTAAGGAGACGGCCATGCAGGACTGCCTGGAACTCTGTGCCCCACAACATACATCTGGCTGAGCTATCTTCCCCTGCCAGGCCGTTCTGAAAGGCTCAGGCACTGCTTCTCTCAAAAAAAGGCAGCTGGAGGGTGCCACCAGCTCTCCCTTCCCTATCACAGCCTCAGGTGACAGGGGTGTGAGCCAGGACACACAGGAATCATGGCTCTGAGGCAGAaactggagaggaggagagagccTCCACCTTGCCAGTAAGAAGATGCCCCGAGGGAGATGGTTCTTGTAAAGGCCGGACTTCAAGCGTCACCCTGGCACTTTGCCTCATCCTTTCCCCCATCCTTCTCTGCAGGTTACCTGAGGTATCAGGTTCTTGTGGATCCTCTTCAGCTTGGCGCGCTTCCTCCCGTTCTTGGTGACGATTGTCTCCTCGTAGAACTCGTGGGCAAGGTCCCCGTCCTCATCGTAATACATGGAGCTGCcgagaggagaggggaggcgTTGGGGTGAGAGCCTGCGGGCCCTGCCGGCCCCCTGCGCCCCGAACCGGGCCGGGACAGCCGGTCCCGCTCCTCTGGGGCCCCCTGACCCCCGTGCCGCGCCTGTGCTGGGGCCGGCCCACGGCAGAGCCCCCCTG encodes:
- the TUSC2 gene encoding tumor suppressor candidate 2 — encoded protein: MGASGSKSRGLWPFATPAAGGGGPEGPGGQQALARARAARAATPFVFTRRGSMYYDEDGDLAHEFYEETIVTKNGRKRAKLKRIHKNLIPQGIVKLEHPRIHVDFPVIICEV